AAGCTTGATTCCAAAAAGTTTTTGTGTCTCGGTGTTTCTCCTCGAGACGGTGCTCTGCGCGACGAATAGCCTTTGTGCGGCCTCTTCTCCGGATCTCAACCAGATTTGAAGGTCAAAGGCATTTAAGTCTTCAACCGTGATCAAGGCTTTGGTCTTGTTTTTTTATTTCTACCCTCAAGAGGCTCGGAATGCAAGGGTTGGCATCTGGTATGCGTTTATTGCATAAATATCTACTCCATGTGTTGATTGCGCTCCTTGCGGTGTTCGATTGCTCGGTCTTTTGTGTTTTTGGGTTTGCTTCCTTGAATTGAGTCAATAGGAATCAAGTCTTTTGACTGTCGCTAGGCCGTCAGGGCCCGGATCGGCACGCCGCAGGAATAGAGGTGCCCCGGCACCAGGGCTACCAGAGCCAGTTCGCCGTCCTCATGGCAGGCCTTGCTCTTGGTGACAAAGGCAGCTGCGTCGTTGGCTCCCCAGACCAGTTCGCCCTTGGCCTCTTCCCGGTACTCCTCCCAGAGTTCAGCGAATTCCTCGCCGTCGGCTCCGTTGAGCAGGAACTGAATGGCGTTCTCGGGGCCGACCTCTTCGTGGAGCACGAAGAGCTGTTGGATCAGCGGGTGATCGACGGTGCGGGAGATGCGCAGCACGGACCCGATCGTGCCGATCGCACTCTCATGGACCCGGGTTGGCGCCTTTCGGGCATCGATGACGGCCACGGGCAGGGCCAAGGACCAGCTGGCTTGGGTTTCTGCTTTGCGCGCAATGTCTGCGAGCTCGTCGCGCACGCTCTCCACCAGAGCCTGGATCCCGCTGTCCTTCGCCATGGCAGCAGTGTCTCCTATTAACGATCCCAGCCATCCAGGATTTCCATCCGCGCGAACCCGAGCGGAGCAGCCGAAGGGTTCGGTCCTGCCGGAAGCGCCTCGACCGCAAACAGATAGAGGTCGTTCAGAGAGGGATTGTTGGGCGGCCGCAGAACCACGGTCAGTGTCGAACCTGGAGGTGGTGGATCGGGAAAATCCACACGCATGCTGCGTTTTTGCTCATGGAACTGGGCTTCGACTGGAATGGCCTCGCCTTCTTGGCGCGGGCGGCCGAAGAACGCGCTGGTTTCCTTGGGATCGATCCAGAAGGTTTGATCGCTCCCTGAGGTTTGGGTGATCACCAGGCCCCCGAGATGGACACCCGCGTTCTCGGCCAGCGCGACCGTGAAGTTGTACTCGGGGCCGCCGGCATCGACGTACCAGTCGTAGTTGGTGAACTCCACCCGCCAGGGGGGCTGGGTGAAAAAGCTCTGACCGTTGAGTTCGAGCGTCCAGCCTGGGCTGGAAGTCAGGACGCTCAATAAGCCGATCCTCAGCCAACGGCTCAGCTTGAGTGCGGCCATCGCTGGCTTACGCGGCGAGATCCTTCTGCTGTTGCTGGCGCAGGCGAAGGGCCACAAGCTTCTCCTTTTCGCGGAGGGCCTCCAGTTGCTCGCTTGAGACACGCGGGTTATGGACCTCCCAATCCCGATCTGCCGCCAGAGCGGCGTCTCCTGGGCCTGCGCTGTTGGAAACGCTGTGTTCCATGGTCTGGCGCTGCGGCTTCGTCTACTCCAGCACTCTCACGGCATCGCCGGATCAGGTCTTAATGCTTGTGTAAGGCCCGGTATTTCTGCTCTGGACGCCGTTCTTCCACTCGTCGTAGGAAAAGAGCCACAGCCAGAGGAGGAGACCATGGCTGATCAACGCAACCTCGAATCAGGCAGCTGCGAACGCCGGACCTGCTTGAAATGGCAGCCCTCTGGGGAGCTCTCCGAGCATGACTTCGCGAATCTGATGGAGCTCCTGCTTGTGGCAGACCAGGAGCTCCACGCTGACGATCACTGTGATCTGAAGAGCGCTTGATCAGCGCAGGGCAACGGGTTGCTGCTGCTCGCTGGCGCGGGCCAGGTCTTCGCTGAGGACCAGGAGCGCCATGCCCATCAGGGCGAGGGCAGTGCCGCGGTCTTCCGTGCTGCAGTTCTCGATGAGCCGGGCCGTTTCGAGGTGTTGGCTCCAACTCAGCTGCATGCGGGTGCATCAGGCGTGACTTGACTATCAATGCAGCGAGGACGCCTGCGTGGCTCTGATTACAACCTGAAACACTGACAATCCAGCGGCTCGGTAGTTCTGGTTACGTCTTTCCTGGTTCAGGCTGATACGTTTCGATTGCTCATCGGTTGAAGGCACGATGTCCAACTCGATTGAACTCACCGTTGGCCAACAGTTTGAAATGGAGCGGTTCAATCGCGCTTTGGATGCCACAACGGATCCAGATCAATTGCGCAGCCTGGCGAAGCAGTTGATGCAGGCTTGGCAGACGCAGAAAGCAGCGACGAAGTGGGTTGTTGAGCAGCAGAGCGGCCGCTGCGACTAAGACAGCCAGTCGAGGGGAAGCGAAAAGGTCAGGACCCCGTGGGTGTTGGCCGTTGGCCCGGGGGTGACCGCAACGCAGGCCAGCTCTCGATCGTTCCAGGCCTCCCGTGATTTCGCCACAAAGGCTGCAGAATCACCGACGGACCACACCGCGTGTCCCTTTTCTTCGCGCTCTTCTCTATAGCGCTCGTAGATCTCCGTGAAGGCTTCTGCCTCAGAACTATCGAGAAATTCCGATAACGCCAGCTCGGGGTCGCTCTCTCGAGCACGCTTCAGGAAGGACTGAAGCAAGGGGCTATCTAGGGCGCTGCTGGCGACCAGGACCGAATTAATCGTTCCCACGTGGGTGGTCACCACCTGAGGGGCTGCGTTGCGGGCATCGATCACCGCACAAATGGTGGAGAGGGACCACTCCCGCTCGGCCTTGACCAGGTTGGCCGGTGCGCGCAGCAGCTGACGCACGTCGCCGACGAGATTTTTGACGAACTGCTCGGAATCCCCCATCGCCCCATCTCCCCTTTGGCAGACCGTAGCGATTGCGGAGCTTGGATGAAGCGACTAGGACTGCTGGGCGCAGCCTGGATCCCGGCGGATGCTGGTTTTGAACATCACCAACGCCTCCAAGGTCGTGGCGGCCAAGACGAATCGCTTCTTTGAAGCGCTCACACCCGACCGTCTCGATCAGAAGCTGGTCGAGGAGCAGGTGATGAAGGGGCTGATCGAGCAGCTCAGGGCCGAGGGCATCGAGGCCGAGGTGGCCCTCGTCGATGGCCTCGAGTTCGGCAGCAAGGGGGTCTTGGTCACCGAGCGCCTGCGCACCAAGCACCGCGAACGCATCTAGCGCCGCTGGCGCCACTGCCAGAAGGCTCGGATCAGCTTCCGGTGGGGTGGGGTGACATCCACCATCGGCCGCGGGGCGGCCTGTCGATAGAGGGTCTCAAAGAACGGCTCCAGCGGCGTCCCCTGGCAGGGGTTGCGCTGTTGTGCCGCGACCGTCTGTTCGGCCTCCTTGCGCAGCCGCCGCAGGGTCGGGATCAGCATCAGGCTGACCACTAGCGCCATCAGCAGCAGGTAGGGCAGCAGGCTGGCCAGCCAGATCGTGGCCACCACGGCAGCAGCACCCTGCAGCAGGACCGTGATCCAGCGGGGTCGTGTGCGGCCAGGCAGCTGTTTCACAGGCGTTAGTCCTTGAGCACCGCGTGGAAGTCGCAGACCTTGCTCAGGCTCTCCTCGCCGCAAAAGTCAATGGTGTTCCTCGAGCGCTGCAGCCGCAGCTGGGAGGAGAGCAATCCGCTGCCCAGGAGTAGGACCCAGAAGCTGAGGACCGCTGCTGTTCGAAGCAGATCCCCGGCGCTCCTCAAGACTTAGCTGCTCCCGGCATGGCCCTTGTGCTCGAGCACAACGGCAACTTCTCGGATTAACTCTCGCACTCCATAGAGAGCCAGAGCGCTCACAATGCCTGCAACCAGTAGGGGCACGGCGTAGTCCATGGGGAATCGCGCGTTTCCCCTGTCTTATCTCCGGAACTTGGTTTTGGCGACGCCCCCCTTCCCCCAGCCTCCAGCGCGGCCCGACTTCCCGCCCCCCGCGCGGCCGCCCCGGCCCGATTGCAGCAGGGATTGAAGCCGGTGCTGTTCCTCGTCATCGACAGGCCGCCATTCGCCCGGCGCCAGTCCGTCCAGGTTGAGGGGCGGGCCACCATCCATCAGGTCGATGGCCACCCGCAGCAGCCGCAGGGTGGGGAGCCCGACGGCCGCGGTCATTCGCCGCACTTGACGGTTGCGGCCCTCCCGCAGCTCCAGCTCCAGCCAGCTCGTGGGGATGCTCTGGCGCACGCGAATGG
This DNA window, taken from Synechococcus sp. LTW-R, encodes the following:
- a CDS encoding DUF2808 domain-containing protein, with the protein product MSVLTSSPGWTLELNGQSFFTQPPWRVEFTNYDWYVDAGGPEYNFTVALAENAGVHLGGLVITQTSGSDQTFWIDPKETSAFFGRPRQEGEAIPVEAQFHEQKRSMRVDFPDPPPPGSTLTVVLRPPNNPSLNDLYLFAVEALPAGPNPSAAPLGFARMEILDGWDR